From a region of the Methanothermobacter sp. genome:
- a CDS encoding UPF0104 family protein, with the protein MKKIYFFLLSVLLILVLILWIGPLKVLRSIYMADWRIMGLAFLLHLAVIAVRGLRWGFIIGQPWSLGTNFTVKSIGLFAGNLSPMRSAGDVMSAVAGKKLNGIGLSEGLSAGLTERFFDIGIGGFLLLLSAVLVPRIRIIALLGAFLSVFMTYMIYLVNWREEKSLRIYRRMHGIIERLPISDNTLENLHMKLTSGIRDMIDYTKSYSSFSVLAVIFGLSLISWLMECLRLYLVFMAFGVETTFSAVVIIFLLANLVGVLSALPGGVGSIEVSMTGLFVLFDVPGFIAGSIALVDRLISFWSVTALGAILSSYYAGDILDEVKSYILDFKT; encoded by the coding sequence ATGAAAAAAATTTATTTCTTCCTGCTGAGCGTGCTTTTAATTCTGGTCCTTATATTATGGATAGGCCCCCTTAAGGTACTGAGGTCAATCTATATGGCAGACTGGAGAATCATGGGACTTGCATTTCTTCTTCATCTTGCAGTTATAGCTGTAAGGGGTCTGAGGTGGGGCTTCATAATAGGGCAGCCATGGAGCCTTGGAACCAATTTTACCGTAAAATCTATAGGTTTATTTGCCGGGAACCTCAGCCCAATGAGAAGTGCAGGGGATGTCATGAGTGCTGTTGCAGGCAAAAAATTAAATGGTATAGGACTATCTGAGGGCCTATCTGCAGGTCTAACTGAAAGATTTTTTGATATTGGGATAGGAGGATTCCTTTTACTTTTATCAGCGGTCTTGGTTCCCAGAATAAGAATAATAGCTCTCTTAGGCGCATTTCTTTCAGTCTTCATGACATATATGATATACCTTGTAAACTGGAGGGAAGAGAAAAGTTTAAGAATCTACAGACGAATGCACGGGATAATTGAGCGTTTGCCTATCTCAGATAACACACTGGAGAATCTTCATATGAAGCTGACATCTGGTATAAGGGACATGATAGATTACACAAAGTCCTATTCAAGCTTCAGTGTCCTGGCGGTTATATTTGGACTTTCACTCATCTCCTGGCTTATGGAATGTCTGAGGTTATACCTTGTGTTCATGGCATTCGGTGTTGAGACAACATTTTCTGCTGTTGTAATAATATTTTTACTTGCAAACCTTGTGGGGGTTTTATCAGCTCTTCCTGGAGGGGTGGGATCTATAGAGGTATCCATGACTGGTTTATTTGTTTTATTTGATGTACCTGGATTCATTGCAGGAAGTATAGCCCTCGTGGATCGCCTCATATCATTCTGGTCGGTCACGGCACTGGGGGCGATACTCTCATCATACTACGCAGGGGACATACTCGATGAGGTGAAATCATATATCCTTGATTTTAAGACTTGA
- a CDS encoding DUF1616 domain-containing protein produces MKFRREIILLITGIISVALINAPLFYLRVLGIASSIVVSGYTILIITGSESILITPVAGMLLITLNALILNYTPLRDSRPFYALPAIIIPLIALIIRLRKKDVPDEDTQTRTARELARRSGKRQSEGYRESEVIRLGFSSRDLLIAGIISSSTPLLISLTHLRHVRFLLALILIVSTSYLVASAVITGLRERGRLKQAGLMVLFVSILTPIACLLVPRGYGHIFLGVTGILAGLAAYIRRSRERIKIIESLQQSEMDILEKYGLVEDEITLEIPEISDEDLYVGEPSAIKKRALKMRKIRRSSETEKIKGDDVEGELQKAFSGHEFPSEHEKTTSIGGFSDLAVLSILSILTIIIFRGGIAEALFYLQVLFIPGYILISAIAPERVQLSIPERLFLAFSTSIIMTSAIALLMGGEVTFKPFLARTVAGLSLVLTPLAFIRRWRRGELAYSADIRSIPSPRSLSRDGKISLVLSIILVVLIAVTVYITLNPAPSERFTEFYILGPGGKAYGYPENLTAGESASVIVGVVNREYRNETYLMVVRLGGDILRNETIRLSDKEKWERKINFTVTETGENQKLEFLLYRLPDKRKPYRSLHLFINVR; encoded by the coding sequence GTGAAGTTCAGGCGGGAGATTATACTATTAATTACAGGAATAATATCAGTGGCCCTCATAAACGCACCATTATTTTATCTCAGGGTTCTTGGGATAGCATCATCCATAGTGGTGTCAGGTTACACCATACTCATCATTACAGGTTCCGAAAGCATTCTGATCACCCCGGTGGCAGGAATGCTCCTTATCACACTCAACGCCCTCATCCTTAATTACACGCCCCTCAGGGACTCAAGACCATTTTATGCACTCCCGGCCATAATTATACCCCTCATTGCCCTTATAATCCGCCTTAGAAAGAAGGATGTCCCTGATGAGGATACCCAGACAAGAACCGCAAGGGAACTTGCAAGAAGGTCTGGTAAAAGGCAGAGCGAAGGATATCGGGAGTCTGAAGTCATCAGGCTCGGGTTCTCCTCAAGGGACCTCCTGATTGCAGGTATCATATCATCCTCAACACCCCTCCTCATAAGCCTCACACACCTCAGACACGTGAGGTTCCTCCTTGCCCTCATCCTCATAGTAAGCACATCCTATCTGGTGGCATCAGCCGTCATAACAGGGCTGCGGGAGAGGGGAAGACTCAAGCAGGCAGGGTTAATGGTCCTCTTCGTCTCCATCCTCACACCCATAGCATGCTTACTTGTACCCAGGGGCTATGGTCACATATTCCTTGGTGTCACAGGTATACTTGCAGGCCTTGCAGCCTACATCAGAAGGTCCAGAGAGAGAATAAAAATTATAGAGTCCCTTCAGCAGTCAGAAATGGATATCCTGGAGAAATATGGGTTAGTGGAGGATGAAATCACCCTTGAAATACCTGAAATATCAGATGAGGACCTTTATGTGGGTGAACCCTCAGCTATAAAGAAAAGGGCCCTTAAAATGAGAAAAATAAGAAGGTCCTCTGAAACTGAAAAAATCAAAGGTGATGATGTTGAAGGGGAACTCCAAAAGGCCTTCTCAGGACATGAATTCCCCTCAGAACATGAAAAAACCACATCCATCGGAGGTTTCAGTGACCTTGCAGTTCTATCCATTCTGAGTATCCTTACCATCATCATCTTCAGGGGCGGTATCGCTGAGGCGCTCTTCTACCTCCAGGTGCTCTTCATCCCGGGCTACATACTGATTTCAGCCATCGCACCTGAGAGGGTCCAGCTCAGTATCCCTGAGAGACTGTTCCTGGCATTCTCCACGAGCATCATCATGACCTCGGCCATCGCACTCCTCATGGGGGGAGAGGTTACATTCAAACCATTCCTTGCAAGGACAGTGGCAGGCCTCAGCCTTGTACTAACACCTCTAGCATTCATAAGGAGGTGGAGGCGCGGTGAACTCGCCTACTCCGCTGATATAAGAAGCATACCATCACCCCGTAGCCTTTCAAGGGATGGTAAGATCTCACTCGTCCTCTCAATCATACTTGTGGTGCTCATTGCAGTAACGGTCTACATAACCCTCAACCCGGCACCCTCTGAGAGGTTCACAGAGTTCTACATACTGGGGCCCGGGGGAAAGGCCTACGGGTACCCCGAGAACCTCACAGCAGGTGAAAGTGCCAGTGTAATTGTGGGTGTGGTTAACCGTGAGTACCGCAACGAGACCTATCTAATGGTGGTGCGTCTTGGCGGAGATATATTAAGGAATGAAACCATAAGGTTGAGTGATAAGGAGAAGTGGGAGAGGAAGATAAACTTCACAGTTACAGAGACCGGGGAAAACCAGAAACTGGAATTCCTTCTATACAGGTTACCTGATAAAAGGAAGCCCTACCGGTCTCTTCACCTATTCATCAACGTCAGGTAG
- a CDS encoding glycosyltransferase family 2 protein → MKWRLSQMKIVTIIPAFNEEKTVDSVVKGALEHGDVILVDDGSTDRTGAIAESAGARVLRHRKNMGKGAALKTGIKEALKWEYHLIVFMDADGQHDTFLIPLFAEAADGADFIIGSRFMGDSCDSMPIQRKLSNRITTWILRFATGYRITDSQSGFRAIKAEHAKIMLDIPYNDYVYESETICEISRHRLRIAEVPITCNYGDEKSYIQLGDVFRYILFIMRLFTRKLSLKPV, encoded by the coding sequence ATGAAATGGAGACTTAGTCAAATGAAAATAGTCACGATAATACCAGCTTTTAATGAGGAAAAAACAGTTGATTCGGTTGTAAAGGGAGCGCTTGAGCACGGTGACGTTATCCTTGTAGATGACGGCAGTACCGACAGAACAGGAGCCATTGCAGAGTCAGCAGGGGCAAGGGTATTGAGACATCGCAAGAATATGGGTAAGGGCGCAGCTCTTAAAACGGGTATAAAGGAGGCCCTTAAATGGGAATATCATCTCATAGTTTTTATGGATGCAGATGGACAGCATGACACCTTTTTAATACCACTTTTCGCTGAAGCTGCTGATGGAGCTGACTTTATAATTGGCTCAAGATTCATGGGTGACAGCTGTGATAGCATGCCCATACAGAGAAAACTATCAAACAGAATAACAACATGGATCTTAAGATTTGCAACAGGATACAGGATAACTGACAGTCAGAGCGGTTTTAGGGCGATAAAGGCCGAACACGCTAAAATTATGCTGGATATACCATACAATGACTACGTTTATGAGTCAGAAACCATATGTGAAATTTCAAGACATAGATTGAGGATAGCTGAAGTCCCCATAACCTGCAATTACGGTGATGAAAAGTCATACATTCAATTGGGAGATGTTTTCAGGTACATATTGTTTATAATGAGGCTTTTTACCAGAAAATTATCTCTGAAGCCAGTTTGA
- a CDS encoding flippase, with the protein MSHARTLAKNTLFLLTATIFTNLAAFVWNVYLARYLGTAGFGILSAALALTGIFSILSDLGMGTYITREIARDPAGAKELASAGLGNKLLLSLIVLVMIILLPVTGIYRGTAAAVVMFIGGYMLVNAFSSFFNSMFQGFQRMEYQTIWNILNSLFILVGVLTVIWLGGTVVHVAIAYLIAAVLSVSYSVFIFTRRFFRPGLAFSRQLIVNGLPFGVTGVFSLIYFWIDSVMLSLMKGDVSVGLYSAPYRLLTVISSLYTVYLLAVFPIMSRFHVESSDSLKFTYRRSVKYLMILAVITISLVFFLAEPLIELIFSSKYLSSAPALRILITATAFMFLNGITSNLLGSTERQTTVTRVTGAGAIFNVTVNLILIPRFDFLGASVATVMTELLMMVLFLKVVKDMGYGPSVGDIMKGWKLLLPAMTSMLILLIPAHIILKAILALLVYVAGIFLTGAIDHVDRAIMRSILMD; encoded by the coding sequence ATGAGTCATGCCAGAACGCTTGCGAAAAATACCCTCTTTCTCCTCACAGCCACCATCTTCACCAACCTCGCGGCCTTTGTCTGGAATGTCTACCTTGCAAGGTACCTCGGCACAGCAGGTTTCGGTATACTATCTGCGGCACTGGCCCTCACAGGCATATTCAGCATACTGTCTGACCTCGGGATGGGAACCTACATCACAAGGGAGATTGCAAGGGACCCTGCTGGTGCAAAAGAACTTGCATCTGCTGGGCTCGGTAACAAACTGCTCCTTTCATTGATTGTCCTTGTTATGATAATCCTCCTACCTGTAACCGGTATCTACAGGGGCACGGCTGCTGCAGTTGTAATGTTCATAGGGGGGTACATGCTTGTTAACGCCTTCAGCTCATTCTTTAACAGCATGTTTCAGGGATTCCAGCGGATGGAGTACCAGACGATCTGGAACATCCTCAACAGTTTATTCATACTTGTCGGAGTGCTCACCGTGATCTGGCTGGGTGGAACCGTTGTGCATGTGGCCATCGCCTACCTCATTGCAGCGGTTCTCTCAGTCAGCTACTCTGTTTTCATATTCACAAGGAGGTTTTTCAGACCAGGTCTGGCTTTCAGCCGCCAATTAATCGTTAATGGACTGCCTTTCGGCGTGACCGGCGTGTTCTCCCTCATCTATTTCTGGATAGACTCTGTCATGCTCTCACTCATGAAGGGTGATGTTTCAGTTGGTCTCTACAGTGCACCCTACAGGCTTCTTACAGTCATAAGCTCGCTCTACACTGTATACCTCCTGGCAGTCTTCCCCATTATGTCCAGGTTCCATGTTGAGAGCTCAGATTCCCTGAAGTTCACCTACAGGAGATCCGTGAAGTACCTCATGATACTGGCGGTCATTACAATATCGCTGGTATTCTTCCTCGCCGAGCCCCTGATAGAACTGATCTTCTCGTCGAAGTACCTCAGTTCTGCCCCTGCTTTACGGATCCTTATAACCGCAACTGCATTCATGTTTTTAAACGGGATAACGTCAAACCTCCTGGGTTCAACCGAAAGGCAGACAACGGTTACCCGTGTCACAGGTGCTGGGGCGATCTTCAATGTAACCGTCAACCTTATACTTATCCCCAGATTTGATTTTCTGGGAGCAAGTGTCGCCACAGTGATGACAGAGCTCCTGATGATGGTCCTTTTCCTTAAGGTGGTGAAGGATATGGGTTATGGTCCTTCAGTGGGGGATATCATGAAGGGATGGAAACTTCTTCTTCCAGCCATGACATCTATGCTTATTCTCTTAATTCCAGCACACATTATATTGAAGGCCATCCTTGCCCTGCTGGTTTATGTGGCTGGAATCTTCCTCACAGGGGCCATTGACCATGTTGACAGGGCCATAATGAGGTCAATACTCATGGACTAA
- a CDS encoding SDR family oxidoreductase, whose amino-acid sequence MKGMDVAVTGGLGFIGSHLTDELLRMGNRVTVIDDLSSGKRENLTDSEHENLEIIEGSINEVDLESVFRDKDYVFHQAALASVPESVRDPMRCHRVNATGTLRVLLAACRAGVRKVVNASTSAVYGNNPEMPLSEDARPMPRSPYAVSKVTGEYYCSVFEDYGLETVSLRYFNVYGPRQRPDSQYAAVIPRFIDALLQGRQPEIYGDGEQSRDFIYVGDVVRANIFLAESPETGVFNVAGGSAVTVNRLFEIISRILGSDSEPVYLDERPGDVRHSLADTSRLEAAGFRPDVELEEGLIRTVEWFK is encoded by the coding sequence ATGAAGGGCATGGATGTTGCTGTAACCGGAGGACTTGGATTTATAGGATCACACCTCACAGATGAACTACTCAGGATGGGAAACAGGGTCACTGTAATCGATGACCTCTCAAGCGGGAAGAGGGAGAACCTCACCGATTCAGAGCATGAAAACCTTGAGATCATAGAGGGAAGTATCAATGAGGTGGACCTTGAGTCTGTATTCAGGGATAAGGATTATGTGTTCCATCAGGCCGCCCTTGCAAGTGTCCCTGAAAGCGTGAGGGACCCCATGAGGTGCCACAGGGTAAACGCCACAGGAACCCTGAGGGTGCTTCTCGCCGCCTGCAGGGCTGGAGTCAGGAAGGTTGTGAATGCCTCAACCTCAGCTGTCTACGGGAACAACCCTGAAATGCCACTCTCTGAGGACGCAAGGCCCATGCCACGCTCACCCTACGCGGTATCCAAGGTCACAGGGGAGTACTACTGCAGTGTTTTCGAGGACTATGGCCTTGAAACAGTTTCCCTCAGGTACTTCAACGTTTATGGGCCCAGACAGAGGCCTGACTCCCAGTACGCCGCCGTGATCCCGAGGTTCATTGACGCCCTCCTCCAGGGCAGGCAACCCGAAATCTATGGTGACGGGGAGCAGAGCCGTGACTTCATCTATGTGGGTGATGTTGTGAGGGCCAACATCTTCCTTGCAGAGTCACCTGAAACCGGCGTTTTCAATGTGGCTGGTGGAAGTGCAGTTACCGTTAACCGGCTCTTTGAGATAATATCAAGAATCCTCGGGTCAGATTCAGAGCCAGTATACCTTGATGAGAGGCCTGGTGACGTGAGACACTCCCTTGCAGACACCTCCCGGCTTGAGGCTGCGGGCTTCAGGCCAGACGTTGAACTTGAGGAGGGACTTATCAGAACCGTCGAGTGGTTCAAATGA